Proteins encoded within one genomic window of Pseudomonas cannabina:
- a CDS encoding hybrid sensor histidine kinase/response regulator, producing MSNDVSGGRPFAPQLLRTSAQEAAERLQLALDSGAVVGTWVWDIVADRLTGDERFARTFGLCPKMCASGMPLKKVTASIHPDDSVKVYKIIEDALLSGVTYRYEYRVRHLDGDYRWVEASGRIERDINGEPVRSLGILLDINSRRIAEVERDRLNELLRIFTAAVPGVVYAKDLEGRMLVANRGTAQLIGKPPEFFIGKTDLDFLDDKDQARILMETDRRIMQNNASEQIEERVNLPDGSAAIWLSTKAPMVDDNGKVIGVIGSSVDVTARKKAEEAVRELNQTLEQRIEQAVLEREQVEDALRQSQKMEAVGQLTGGIAHDFNNLLAGISGSLELITKRLSQGRVGDVDRYVSVAQSAVRRAASLTHRLLAFSRRQALSPKVTDVNALIGDMEELIARTVGPEIDIKVVAQPDLWPALIDHAQLESSLLNLCLNARDAMPNGGRIIIETANASLDECVDPDHGVAAGEHLSIRVTDTGSGMSPEVVAKAYEPFFTTKPIGAGTGLGLSMVYGFVRQSGGQIKVESAVGQGTSVVMHLPRHTSALAPLDAEPQSVEEPAHRSGETVLVVDDEPSVRMLVTEVITGLGYTCLEASDAQSGLQILKSDARIDLLISDIGLPGGMNGREMADAACDYRPGLPTLFITGYAKTSVLDGCHLRPCTQVLTKPFGLDTLAGRVTGLIGAADVMTRSAR from the coding sequence ATGAGCAACGATGTTTCCGGCGGCAGACCGTTTGCCCCCCAATTACTCCGTACTTCGGCGCAGGAAGCTGCCGAACGATTGCAACTCGCGCTGGATTCCGGCGCAGTGGTCGGCACGTGGGTGTGGGACATTGTTGCGGACAGACTGACTGGCGACGAACGATTTGCTCGTACGTTCGGGCTTTGCCCAAAAATGTGCGCCAGCGGCATGCCTCTCAAGAAGGTGACTGCGTCCATTCATCCTGACGACTCGGTCAAAGTCTACAAGATCATCGAAGATGCGTTGCTCAGTGGCGTTACCTACCGGTACGAATACCGGGTTCGCCATCTGGACGGCGATTATCGCTGGGTCGAAGCCAGCGGACGGATCGAACGCGACATCAACGGCGAGCCGGTCCGCAGCCTGGGCATACTCCTCGATATCAACAGCCGACGTATTGCCGAGGTCGAGCGAGACCGGCTCAATGAACTGCTGCGCATATTCACCGCAGCAGTTCCAGGCGTGGTTTACGCCAAGGATCTTGAAGGCAGAATGCTCGTAGCGAATCGGGGCACTGCACAGCTGATCGGGAAGCCGCCCGAGTTCTTCATAGGCAAGACCGATCTGGATTTTCTCGATGACAAGGATCAGGCGCGCATTCTCATGGAGACTGATCGCCGAATCATGCAAAACAACGCCAGTGAACAGATTGAAGAACGCGTCAATCTTCCTGACGGTTCTGCAGCCATCTGGCTATCGACCAAAGCACCGATGGTTGATGACAACGGAAAAGTGATCGGTGTGATCGGCTCCTCCGTCGACGTGACCGCCCGAAAGAAAGCCGAAGAAGCGGTCCGCGAACTCAATCAAACGCTGGAGCAGCGCATCGAACAGGCTGTGCTGGAACGCGAACAGGTCGAAGATGCCTTGCGCCAGTCGCAGAAAATGGAAGCCGTCGGCCAACTGACGGGCGGCATCGCCCATGACTTCAATAACCTGCTGGCCGGCATATCGGGCAGCCTGGAACTGATTACCAAACGACTCTCGCAAGGGCGTGTTGGCGATGTCGACCGCTACGTCTCGGTGGCGCAGAGCGCCGTGCGCCGCGCGGCTTCGCTGACTCACCGCTTGCTGGCCTTCTCACGGCGCCAGGCGCTGTCGCCGAAAGTGACCGATGTGAATGCGCTGATCGGGGACATGGAAGAGCTGATTGCACGCACGGTCGGTCCGGAAATCGACATCAAGGTCGTTGCTCAACCTGACCTGTGGCCCGCGCTGATCGATCATGCGCAGCTGGAAAGCTCGCTGCTGAACCTGTGCCTGAACGCGCGCGACGCGATGCCGAATGGCGGGCGCATCATCATCGAGACCGCAAACGCTTCGCTGGATGAATGCGTCGACCCGGATCACGGTGTCGCAGCGGGCGAACACTTGAGTATCCGCGTTACCGACACCGGCAGCGGCATGAGCCCGGAGGTGGTGGCGAAGGCTTACGAACCGTTCTTCACCACCAAACCGATCGGTGCTGGCACCGGCCTCGGGCTGTCGATGGTCTACGGTTTCGTGCGCCAGTCCGGCGGGCAAATCAAGGTCGAATCAGCCGTAGGCCAAGGCACTAGCGTGGTGATGCACCTGCCGCGTCATACCTCCGCGCTCGCGCCTCTCGACGCCGAGCCGCAGAGCGTGGAAGAGCCTGCCCACCGCTCGGGCGAAACCGTGCTGGTGGTCGATGACGAACCGTCCGTGCGCATGCTGGTCACCGAAGTGATCACCGGCCTTGGCTACACCTGCCTGGAAGCGTCCGACGCGCAGTCCGGCCTGCAGATTCTCAAGTCGGACGCTCGCATCGACCTGCTCATCAGTGACATCGGCCTGCCCGGCGGCATGAACGGCCGGGAAATGGCCGATGCCGCCTGCGACTATCGCCCCGGGCTGCCGACGCTGTTTATCACCGGCTACGCCAAGACCTCGGTGCTGGACGGCTGCCATCTGCGCCCGTGCACTCAGGTGCTGACCAAACCCTTCGGGCTGGACACCCTGGCCGGGCGGGTGACCGGGCTGATCGGCGCGGCCGACGTGATGACGCGAAGCGCGCGCTGA
- a CDS encoding saccharopine dehydrogenase NADP-binding domain-containing protein, which translates to MNSDTTSSVKLVFIGFGSITKATIGLLGTALTFDMSRIVIIAPDIKDSEPFVAYGVTFIDQALTPDNLEGELGNVVARGDFIVNLSVNVSSADLIRFAHAHQALYLDTCIEPWEGTYISPNLTASQRSNYALRDQLLTLGAELGTGPTAVVTHGANPGLISHFLKCALSELAAKLSVPVPRHQGHINWGVLSMELNVKVIHIAERDTQRSARIKSDGEFVNTWSVDGFVSEAGQPAELGWGTHEKTWPPFAHHHLFGSDNAIYLDRPGASVSVKTWTPNGGPCNGMLITHNEAISIPELLTVRDDGALRYRPTVHYAYHPCDDALLSINEYTGRGWHAQDSKRIMLDEITSGGIDALGRR; encoded by the coding sequence ATGAACAGCGACACTACATCCTCTGTGAAACTGGTGTTTATCGGTTTCGGCTCTATCACCAAAGCCACTATCGGGTTGCTTGGCACGGCCCTGACATTCGACATGTCGCGGATTGTAATAATCGCACCAGACATCAAGGACTCCGAGCCGTTCGTCGCGTACGGGGTGACGTTTATCGATCAAGCGCTGACGCCAGACAATCTGGAGGGCGAGCTGGGCAACGTCGTAGCGCGCGGCGACTTCATCGTTAATCTTTCAGTCAATGTCTCCAGCGCAGACCTGATCAGATTTGCCCATGCCCACCAAGCGCTGTATCTCGATACCTGCATCGAGCCTTGGGAGGGCACGTATATCTCACCCAATCTGACGGCCTCGCAACGCTCCAACTATGCGCTTCGTGATCAGTTGCTCACGCTGGGTGCAGAACTGGGTACAGGGCCAACCGCAGTGGTGACCCATGGTGCCAATCCGGGCCTGATATCACATTTTTTGAAGTGTGCGTTATCCGAGCTGGCTGCAAAACTCTCGGTTCCTGTACCTCGGCATCAAGGCCACATAAATTGGGGCGTTTTGTCGATGGAGCTGAACGTCAAGGTCATCCACATTGCAGAGCGTGATACTCAACGCTCTGCGCGTATCAAGTCCGATGGCGAATTCGTCAACACCTGGTCAGTCGATGGATTTGTCAGCGAGGCGGGACAACCGGCCGAACTTGGCTGGGGCACCCACGAAAAAACCTGGCCGCCCTTCGCTCACCATCATCTTTTTGGCTCTGACAACGCTATCTACCTTGATCGGCCCGGCGCTTCAGTGTCAGTCAAGACCTGGACCCCCAACGGCGGACCTTGTAACGGAATGTTGATCACTCACAACGAGGCGATATCCATCCCTGAATTGTTGACAGTCAGGGACGACGGAGCGCTGCGATACCGCCCAACCGTGCATTACGCCTACCATCCTTGTGACGATGCACTGCTTTCAATCAACGAATATACCGGTCGAGGGTGGCACGCGCAGGACAGTAAACGGATCATGCTGGATGAAATTACCTCAGGCGGTATTGATGCGCTAGGGAGGCGCTGA
- a CDS encoding IS5-like element ISPsy19 family transposase yields MPKTGRPRSIAAEHYPVLVKLAHAQPYSSQAELALVFFAETGITAHPDTFAKALKMAGITRVKQRAKGSFQSPEPNKAYGYNETHRRQLPEQLYPSCLTDTEWALVADLFESQGGRGVPPLHSRRTLLEACCYVVRTGCSWRMLPRDFPHWDNVYKTFRRWSAQGKFEQMHDRLRAQWREREERADSPSAAILDSQSTRSSPQGGDSGYDAGKKVKGRKRSLIVDTLGLLLAVSISAASVQDRDAADDAVAYSKEKYPSLSTLFVDSAYAGKWAQRTHQLHAIDVQVIRGPNNRRTGQWHSEQGDLFSVEPVQTGFVVMPKRWVVERTHAWNERARRLIMHHDRLFAVSEAWVWLAEARILARRLTT; encoded by the coding sequence ATGCCTAAAACCGGACGTCCTCGCTCGATTGCCGCCGAGCACTATCCCGTGCTGGTGAAACTCGCTCATGCACAGCCCTATTCCAGCCAGGCCGAATTGGCGCTCGTATTCTTCGCCGAAACCGGTATCACTGCGCATCCCGACACCTTTGCAAAAGCGTTGAAAATGGCAGGGATTACGCGTGTAAAGCAGCGGGCCAAGGGAAGTTTTCAGTCACCTGAACCTAATAAAGCCTATGGCTACAATGAAACCCACCGCCGCCAACTGCCGGAGCAGCTATATCCGAGTTGCTTGACAGATACCGAGTGGGCACTGGTCGCCGACCTGTTTGAAAGCCAGGGCGGACGAGGAGTGCCACCGCTTCACTCTCGGCGCACGTTGCTGGAAGCCTGTTGCTATGTCGTACGCACGGGGTGCTCATGGCGAATGCTACCCCGCGATTTTCCTCATTGGGACAATGTCTACAAAACGTTCCGCCGGTGGAGCGCTCAAGGCAAGTTCGAGCAAATGCATGATCGCTTGCGAGCTCAATGGCGTGAGCGGGAAGAACGCGCTGACAGCCCGTCAGCAGCGATCCTGGATTCACAGTCGACCCGCAGTTCTCCTCAAGGCGGTGACAGCGGCTACGACGCAGGCAAAAAAGTGAAGGGGCGTAAACGAAGTCTGATTGTCGATACATTGGGCCTGCTGCTGGCTGTCAGTATCAGTGCTGCAAGCGTGCAGGATCGTGACGCGGCGGATGATGCGGTGGCGTACTCGAAGGAAAAATATCCGTCACTGAGCACGCTTTTTGTTGATAGTGCGTACGCAGGAAAATGGGCACAGCGCACCCATCAACTGCACGCTATCGATGTTCAAGTGATCCGTGGCCCGAATAACAGAAGAACAGGGCAATGGCACTCTGAACAAGGCGATCTATTTTCCGTGGAGCCTGTTCAGACTGGATTTGTGGTCATGCCCAAGCGATGGGTAGTGGAGCGAACTCATGCCTGGAATGAGAGAGCTCGGCGACTGATCATGCATCATGATCGCCTTTTTGCGGTAAGCGAGGCATGGGTTTGGTTGGCCGAGGCTCGAATACTCGCGCGCCGACTCACTACATGA
- a CDS encoding helix-turn-helix domain-containing protein, which translates to MDFNEAVGLAVQALRLSKGLTQKDFLGVLSIQYLSDIERGKRTPSIAVLAQICERLEVHEAVPVIMAKHFMRPLETLTHTLQEIERQLYVAGFIDPGSYA; encoded by the coding sequence ATGGATTTCAACGAGGCCGTCGGCCTTGCAGTGCAGGCGTTACGTCTCAGCAAAGGGCTCACACAAAAAGATTTTCTTGGCGTGCTGTCGATACAGTATTTGTCTGATATTGAGCGGGGAAAGCGCACCCCTTCGATTGCGGTACTGGCTCAGATTTGTGAACGATTGGAGGTGCATGAAGCAGTGCCTGTGATCATGGCTAAGCATTTCATGCGCCCATTGGAAACTCTCACTCATACATTGCAGGAGATAGAGAGACAGCTATATGTGGCGGGATTCATCGATCCAGGCTCCTATGCCTGA
- a CDS encoding AAA family ATPase gives MHINPDHFLQTENGRIINAELNRLAWQRAHLALSEALLATPKPSRLYLLIGAQGAGKSTWAKSTLLVEPGAVIFDAILVQRCERESLIKAAKKHGVDVVATWFTTSLEDCLARNQLRPDDEMVPENAIRNVFKALQPPRLSEGFTEILVVDAQASENAQSSKD, from the coding sequence ATGCACATCAATCCTGATCATTTTCTACAGACGGAGAATGGCCGCATTATTAATGCTGAGCTAAATAGACTGGCTTGGCAGAGGGCTCACCTTGCCCTATCAGAGGCTCTGCTAGCGACTCCAAAGCCTTCTCGTCTGTATTTGTTGATAGGCGCTCAGGGTGCAGGAAAAAGCACTTGGGCCAAATCGACGCTCTTAGTTGAGCCTGGCGCTGTAATCTTTGATGCCATCCTGGTTCAGCGCTGTGAGCGTGAATCGCTCATAAAGGCAGCCAAGAAGCATGGGGTAGATGTGGTAGCTACTTGGTTCACTACTTCGCTGGAAGACTGTTTGGCACGTAATCAATTGCGCCCTGATGATGAGATGGTTCCTGAGAATGCCATTAGAAACGTTTTTAAAGCACTTCAGCCTCCACGCTTGAGCGAGGGGTTCACCGAAATTTTAGTCGTTGATGCACAGGCTAGCGAGAACGCTCAGTCTTCTAAAGACTGA
- a CDS encoding PA3371 family protein, which produces MSKTALSFLVLTVMALVVDFLLPPQAQAVSVVTTIVAGLFASLFVVALFVGRRFKFDPVLR; this is translated from the coding sequence ATGTCCAAAACCGCATTGTCATTTCTTGTTCTGACGGTCATGGCCTTGGTCGTCGATTTCCTGTTGCCCCCGCAAGCACAGGCGGTGAGCGTCGTCACTACTATCGTTGCAGGTCTGTTCGCCAGCCTTTTTGTGGTTGCCCTGTTCGTCGGCCGCCGCTTCAAGTTCGATCCGGTCTTGCGTTGA
- a CDS encoding Arc family DNA-binding protein yields the protein MSPMKQAIYSSRTADKFVVRLPDGMRNRVQEVAKNHHRSMNSEIIARLEQSLIQEGALGDEPNLRLDSPELSLNERELLQRFRHLSHRQQNALVSLIAHDTEMASED from the coding sequence ATGAGCCCTATGAAACAGGCTATCTATTCCAGCCGCACGGCTGACAAGTTCGTCGTTCGCCTACCAGACGGCATGCGTAATCGCGTGCAAGAAGTAGCCAAAAATCATCACCGCAGCATGAACTCGGAGATTATTGCTCGTCTTGAGCAGAGTCTGATCCAGGAAGGTGCACTTGGCGATGAGCCAAACCTGCGCCTTGATAGCCCTGAGCTGTCTCTGAACGAGCGCGAGCTGCTGCAACGTTTTCGTCACCTTTCGCATCGTCAACAGAACGCTCTTGTTTCACTGATTGCTCACGACACGGAAATGGCTTCCGAAGACTGA
- a CDS encoding IS1182-like element ISPsy6 family transposase, with translation MAYIQGESRSQTSLFPVSLEELIPEDHLVRVIDLYVARLDLVQLGFDKAIPKSTGRPAYDPADQLKLYLYGYFQRIRSSRRLEAECQRNIEVMWLINRLKPDFKTIADFRKNNKPAFIATCRAFVRFCRTAGLIAGELVAIDGSKFQAVASSRRHVNLKQLKRQEEKLDKRIAQYLAELDEADKAETTDSIDRSAIKVALAQLEARQQDNQSCQALMRSMGIEQFNTHESDARMMRTAKGPRVAYNVQTVVDAEHCLILHHEVTQDGDDRKQLEPMAKAAKAELQQDDLTVTADAGYSNGKQFQACEDASITAYVPPNRSKNPGSQEEQLFERKDFIYETGHDRFQCPAGKWLTLKQHNKGDRIYQAEVDDCANCALKTQCTRARRRYVSRHAHEEAFERMEQRMQAHPEMMANRRSIVEHPFGNLKQWLFGNGRFLLRQLEGTKAEMALAVNAYNLKRAIKVLGVRHLMALMG, from the coding sequence ATGGCCTACATCCAAGGTGAGTCCCGCAGCCAGACCAGCCTATTCCCGGTCTCGCTGGAAGAGTTGATCCCCGAGGATCACCTCGTTCGTGTCATTGACCTGTACGTTGCCAGGCTCGATCTGGTGCAACTGGGCTTCGATAAAGCGATTCCAAAAAGCACGGGGCGCCCTGCTTATGATCCCGCCGATCAGCTAAAACTCTACCTCTACGGCTATTTTCAGCGGATTCGCTCATCGCGACGTCTTGAAGCCGAGTGTCAGCGCAACATCGAAGTGATGTGGCTGATCAACCGGCTCAAGCCCGACTTCAAGACCATCGCCGATTTTCGCAAGAACAATAAACCCGCCTTCATCGCGACCTGCCGTGCTTTCGTTCGGTTTTGTCGCACGGCAGGCTTGATCGCCGGTGAGTTGGTGGCCATCGACGGCAGCAAGTTTCAGGCGGTCGCATCCTCACGGCGTCATGTGAATTTGAAGCAGCTCAAGCGCCAGGAAGAAAAACTGGATAAGCGCATCGCTCAGTATCTGGCCGAGCTGGATGAGGCCGACAAGGCTGAAACCACAGATTCAATTGATCGCAGCGCAATCAAGGTAGCCCTGGCACAGCTTGAGGCTCGACAACAGGATAATCAGAGTTGCCAGGCACTGATGCGTTCGATGGGCATCGAGCAGTTCAACACCCATGAAAGCGATGCCCGAATGATGCGCACGGCCAAAGGGCCACGTGTGGCCTACAACGTGCAAACCGTCGTGGACGCCGAGCATTGCCTGATTTTGCATCATGAGGTCACCCAAGATGGCGATGACCGAAAGCAACTGGAGCCGATGGCCAAGGCCGCCAAAGCAGAGTTACAGCAAGATGATCTGACGGTCACTGCCGATGCCGGCTACTCCAATGGCAAGCAGTTTCAGGCCTGCGAGGATGCTTCGATTACGGCCTATGTACCGCCCAATCGTTCGAAAAACCCTGGCAGTCAGGAAGAGCAGCTCTTTGAGCGAAAAGACTTTATCTATGAGACCGGACACGATCGTTTCCAGTGTCCGGCAGGCAAATGGTTAACGCTAAAACAGCACAACAAAGGTGATCGGATCTATCAGGCTGAGGTCGATGACTGCGCCAACTGCGCGCTGAAAACGCAATGCACTCGAGCCCGGCGCCGTTATGTCTCACGACATGCCCATGAAGAGGCTTTCGAGCGGATGGAGCAAAGAATGCAGGCGCATCCTGAGATGATGGCCAACCGAAGATCCATCGTTGAGCACCCCTTCGGCAACCTCAAGCAATGGCTATTTGGTAATGGCCGTTTCTTGCTGCGACAACTGGAGGGTACAAAAGCTGAAATGGCCTTGGCGGTGAATGCCTATAACCTGAAACGAGCGATTAAAGTGCTCGGTGTGCGCCATCTGATGGCTTTGATGGGCTGA
- the mgtE gene encoding magnesium transporter, whose product MTEREVKKTQESLQDRLAQVVDLLQRQRIVEDLTHRQEGQHQDRVENLVHRQNLVELQRKLDDLHSADVAYILEALPLEDRLTVWQLVQADRDGDILLEVSDSVRETLIADMDDHELLAAARDMDADELADLAPELPRDVVHELMEALDSQQRERVRSALSYDEDQVGALMDFEMVTIREDVSLEVVLRYLRRLKELPGHTDKLFVVDSEGVLKGVLPIKRLLVNDPEKQVGEVMANDPVSFHPEDDAYEAAQAFERYDLISTPVVDKNGKLIGRLTIDEIVDLIREESENEVLNMAGLREEEDIFASVWRSLRNRWAWLAVNLVTAFLASRVIGLFEGSIEKLVALAALMPIVAGIGGNSGNQTITMIVRAMALDQVNTGNTSRLLRKELAVGLINGLIWGGVIGVVAYLLYGSWSLGVVMTAAMTLNLLLAALMGVSIPMVLARLGRDPAMGASVMITAVTDSGGFFIFLGLATIFLL is encoded by the coding sequence ATGACCGAAAGAGAAGTAAAAAAAACGCAGGAAAGCTTGCAGGATCGCCTGGCTCAGGTTGTCGATCTGCTGCAGCGCCAGCGTATTGTTGAAGACCTGACTCATCGTCAGGAAGGTCAGCACCAGGATCGGGTCGAAAACCTGGTTCATCGGCAGAACCTCGTCGAATTGCAGCGCAAGCTCGATGACCTCCACTCCGCCGACGTCGCTTACATCCTCGAAGCCCTTCCTCTGGAAGATCGTTTGACGGTCTGGCAGCTGGTCCAGGCTGATCGCGATGGCGACATTCTTCTCGAAGTATCCGATTCCGTTCGTGAAACCCTGATCGCCGACATGGACGATCACGAGTTGCTCGCGGCGGCACGGGACATGGACGCCGACGAACTGGCCGACCTTGCTCCCGAATTGCCCCGCGACGTTGTTCATGAGCTGATGGAAGCGCTGGATTCACAGCAGCGCGAGCGTGTGCGGTCTGCCTTGTCCTACGACGAGGATCAGGTAGGTGCGCTGATGGACTTCGAGATGGTGACGATCCGTGAGGATGTCAGCCTTGAAGTGGTATTGCGCTACCTGCGCCGGCTCAAAGAGCTGCCGGGGCATACCGACAAACTGTTTGTGGTCGATTCTGAAGGCGTGCTCAAGGGCGTGCTGCCCATCAAGCGTCTGCTGGTCAATGACCCGGAGAAGCAGGTTGGCGAAGTCATGGCCAACGATCCGGTCAGCTTCCATCCTGAAGACGACGCTTACGAAGCCGCCCAGGCCTTCGAGCGTTATGACCTCATTTCCACGCCTGTCGTGGACAAGAACGGCAAACTGATCGGTCGCCTGACCATCGATGAAATTGTCGACCTGATTCGTGAGGAAAGCGAAAACGAAGTCCTCAACATGGCTGGTCTGCGCGAAGAGGAAGATATCTTCGCCTCGGTCTGGCGCTCGCTACGTAACCGCTGGGCCTGGCTGGCAGTCAACCTGGTGACAGCGTTTCTGGCATCGCGCGTGATCGGCCTGTTCGAAGGCTCGATCGAGAAGCTGGTGGCGCTCGCCGCACTGATGCCGATCGTTGCGGGCATTGGCGGCAACTCAGGTAACCAGACCATCACCATGATTGTTCGCGCCATGGCGCTGGATCAGGTCAATACCGGCAACACCTCGCGATTGTTGCGTAAAGAGCTGGCGGTAGGGCTGATCAACGGCCTGATCTGGGGTGGGGTGATCGGTGTGGTCGCCTACCTGCTTTATGGTAGTTGGTCGCTGGGTGTGGTGATGACCGCCGCAATGACGCTCAACCTGCTGCTCGCTGCCTTGATGGGGGTTTCCATCCCCATGGTGCTGGCACGCCTGGGGCGCGATCCGGCGATGGGGGCCAGCGTGATGATCACCGCCGTAACAGACAGCGGGGGGTTCTTCATCTTTCTTGGTCTTGCAACGATCTTTCTGCTCTAG